Proteins from one Gasterosteus aculeatus chromosome 11, fGasAcu3.hap1.1, whole genome shotgun sequence genomic window:
- the lpar2a gene encoding lysophosphatidic acid receptor 2a has translation MESSVSSTCDYSHNVTFFYNLVGKKISAEWTTRDFLVIGLGLTVCVIVVLANLLVMVAITKNHRFHFPIYYLLGNMAAADLFAGIAYGYLMLHTGPWTGTLSKEQWYIRGALIDISLTASVANLLAVAVERHQTIITMQLHSNMTKRRVVLLIVCIWAVSIAMGLVPSTLWNCECDLGDCSTVAPLYSRRFLIFWAVFNLLTFLVMAAVYTRIFVYVRYETWSASRHTTEMRHRETVVNLMKTISMVLGAFVICWLPGLVTLLLDGLLGAAGHANAYEKFCLVIAECNSLVNPIIYSLRDDEMRRTFKWILCCLCGRGGDRRRERSPVGNNSPPPPEETVGCVRKFEDQLVCMETNNEGDRWTMPGV, from the exons ATGGAGAGCAGTGTGTCGAGCACCTGCGACTACAGCCACAATGTCACCTTCTTCTACAACCTGGTGGGCAAGAAGATCAGCGCAGAGTGGACGACCAGGGACTTTCTGGTGATCGGCCTGGGCCTGACGGTGTGTGTCATCGTGGTCTTGGCCAACCTGCTGGTGATGGTGGCCATCACCAAGAACCACCGCTTCCACTTCCCCATCTACTATCTCCTGGGCAACATGGCCGCGGCAGACCTGTTTGCAGGCATCGCCTACGGCTACCTGATGCTGCACACGGGCCCGTGGACCGGCACGCTCTCCAAGGAGCAGTGGTACATCCGCGGGGCCTTGATAGACATCAGCCTGACGGCCTCCGTGGCCAACCTGCTGGCCGTCGCCGTGGAGCGCCACCAGACCATCATCACCATGCAGCTGCACAGCAACATGACCAAGCGGCGCGTGGTGCTGCTCATAGTCTGCATCTGGGCGGTGAGCATCGCCATGGGCCTGGTGCCGTCCACCCTGTGGAACTGCGAGTGTGATCTGGGCGACTGCTCCACCGTCGCTCCTCTGTACAGCCGCCGCTTCCTCATCTTCTGGGCGGTCTTCAACCTGCTCACTTTCCTCGTCATGGCGGCCGTGTACACGCGCATCTTCGTGTACGTGAGGTACGAGACGTGGAGCGCGTCGCGTCACACCACGGAGATGCGGCACCGGGAAACTGTTGTCAACCTGATGAAAACCATCTCCATGGTCCTGG GCGCCTTCGTCATCTGCTGGCTGCCCGGGCTGGTGACGCTCCTGCTGGACGGGCTGCTGGGGGCCGCCGGCCACGCCAACGCCTACGAGAAGTTCTGCCTGGTCATCGCCGAGTGCAACTCTCTGGTCAACCCGATCATCTACTCGCTGCGGGACGACGAGATGCGGCGGACGTTCAAGTGGATCCTGTGCTGCCTGTGTGGGCGAGGCGGCGACCGGCGGAGGGAGCGGTCGCCCGTCGGGAACAactccccgccgccgccggag